One genomic segment of Coregonus clupeaformis isolate EN_2021a unplaced genomic scaffold, ASM2061545v1 scaf1075, whole genome shotgun sequence includes these proteins:
- the LOC121559962 gene encoding dendritic cell-specific transmembrane protein-like, with protein MMKTTCPQLKRTLYHSWSAAVALYTTNTRQGWRDRSVLLITCLTFSLVLSSILLLYLRYVLQYGLLVAAGIACSCWVVVGASLFLSKRVRCFGVLFVLSCGMRQGRNVLITAGTSLVVLKNVQNTLENITGLSRSMVCNLQAKRVSINTTPLCNYIRMLRWVGDVLRTFTDFGVAELVSDLEVTSRGDSEKFMEKLVGAERTLNGTAKSIWAAVDTISSVGQKLFPAFNFLLLMGFTVLYLRRYCHNKKFENMYITRTFIHFDEKKKAEGRPPVLPLTPKEARRYITIPSPRLSATEGKAMLKFSFPVFTHCLAWVLFIGVDVLMFWFVEVIRMRLHELEPFHVPLFMNINVSSYVSKTHNKVQS; from the coding sequence ATGATGAAAACAACTTGCCCTCAATTGAAACGAACCCTGTATCACTCCTGGTCTGCTGCTGTAGCCCTATACACAACAAACACCAGGCAGGGCTGGAGAGACCGATCAGTCCTCTTGATCACCTGTCTCACCTTCAGTCTCGTCCTgagctccatcctcctcctctacctgcgCTATGTCCTGCAGTACGGCCTGCTGGTGGCTGCTGGGATAGCATGCTCTTGCTGGGTGGTTGTGGGggcctctctgttcctctctaagAGGGTGCGTTGCTTTGGGGTTCTGTTTGTGCTCTCCTGTGGGATGAGGCAGGGCCGGAACGTTCTCATCACTGCTGGGACCAGTTTGGTGGTTCTCAAGAATGTCCAGAACACGCTGGAGAACATCACAGGGCTCAGTAGGAGTATGGTATGCAACCTGCAGGCCAAGAGGGTGTCCATCAACACCACACCGCTCTGTAACTACATCAGGATGTTGAGATGGGTCGGTGATGTACTCAGAACGTTCACAGACTTCGGGGTGGCGGAATTGGTGTCTGATCTGGAGGTCACATCCAGAGGAGACTCTGAGAAGTTCATGGAGAAGCTGGTTGGAGCAGAGAGGACTCTGAATGGAACTGCAAAGAGCATCTGGGCCGCGGTGGACACGATATCCTCTGTAGGTCAGAAACTGTTCCCTGCCTTCAACTTCCTCCTACTGATGGGCTTCACAGTGCTGTACTTGAGGAGATACTGCCACAACAAGAAATTTGAAAACATGTACATAACCAGGACGTTCATTCATTTTGATGAGAAGAAGAAGGCAGAAGGAAGGCCTCCAGTGCTCCCCCTCACACCGAAGGAGGCTAGACGCTACATCACCATCCCTTCACCTCGACTCAGTGCCACGGAAGGGAAAGCAATGCTCAAATTCAGTTTCCCAGTGTTCACCCATTGTCTAGCCTGGGTCTTGTTCATAGGTGTTGATGTACTCATGTTCTGGTTCGTTGAGGTCATCAGAATGCGACTTCATGAGCTAGAGCCATTTCATGTTCCTTTGTTTATGAACATAAACGTAAGTAGCTATGTTAGTAAAACACACAACAAGGTGCAGTCTTAG